A genomic segment from Fuerstiella sp. encodes:
- a CDS encoding BatA domain-containing protein — MTFLQPFLLFALPLMGLPVLIHFVNQNRHRTVNWAATMFLVQAKRMARGMARLRYLLILLFRMLAIAGLIFAVSRPMTAGWLGLTAGGAPETTLILLDRSVSMEARDPRTRRSKRETALQKLSQLLQDIGRNTELVLFDSVSSDPRIVDSPADLADIPQTGPSETAADIPGLLQRAVEYIAAGETGRTDVWICSDLRKSDWDSSSGRWDTIRRQLEQREGVRLYLLAYPDQAAANMAVSVSGVHRRETSEGAELLMDIRVNRTADTDMDVNVPLSVVIDGARSTLNIKVSGSEFVRNGHAIAIDRETLSGWGRVELPDDSNTADNSYRFVYAEAPIQKTTVVSDAFSHGEYLRLAAGTSSDHRQLAEAELLTPDQVEAIDWEQTALLIWQAPLPDSRKSLLIREFVNSGRSVMFFPPHQPTSNELFGCRWTVWKSNAVPLKISRWRTESDLLSSTGSGMPLPLGKINVYRHCGLESERANVLGSFNGGDSLLLRAFTDRGAVYYCTSLPGTGHSTFIDNGVVFYVMIQRALARGTAALGNARHLECGTLTEFEGNRWQPLDELSERVLMSARSSRAGLYSIDDVHYAFNRPLSEDLPQIITEENVEALFDGIDFTRLNDSAGSATALASEVWRMFLVLMIVALIAEAVLCLPSRRTAKSAASNAVADFSYTG; from the coding sequence GTGACATTTCTCCAGCCATTTTTGCTGTTTGCTCTGCCTCTGATGGGATTGCCTGTTTTGATCCACTTCGTGAATCAAAACAGGCATCGGACAGTAAACTGGGCGGCTACTATGTTTCTGGTCCAGGCGAAACGTATGGCGCGAGGAATGGCGAGGCTCCGGTATCTGTTGATCCTGCTGTTTCGTATGCTGGCTATCGCCGGTTTGATCTTTGCCGTCAGTCGTCCGATGACGGCCGGCTGGCTGGGACTGACCGCGGGAGGAGCACCTGAGACAACTCTGATTCTGCTGGACAGGTCTGTCAGTATGGAAGCACGCGACCCCCGTACGCGTCGCTCAAAACGTGAAACCGCACTGCAGAAACTTTCACAACTCCTTCAAGATATCGGTCGTAACACAGAACTTGTACTGTTTGACAGCGTCTCTTCAGATCCTCGAATCGTCGATTCTCCTGCTGATCTAGCTGATATTCCGCAGACAGGCCCAAGCGAGACGGCTGCAGACATACCCGGATTGTTGCAGCGGGCGGTTGAGTACATTGCTGCCGGCGAAACAGGTCGCACCGATGTGTGGATCTGTTCTGATCTGCGAAAGTCTGACTGGGATTCTTCCAGCGGCCGATGGGACACCATTCGACGTCAATTGGAGCAGCGGGAAGGAGTTCGTCTGTATCTGTTGGCGTATCCGGATCAAGCCGCCGCAAACATGGCTGTCAGTGTGAGTGGAGTTCATCGCAGGGAGACATCAGAAGGCGCTGAATTACTCATGGACATCCGTGTGAATCGGACCGCGGACACTGATATGGATGTCAACGTGCCGTTGAGTGTGGTGATTGACGGAGCGCGTTCAACTTTGAACATTAAGGTTTCGGGAAGTGAGTTTGTGAGGAATGGCCACGCCATTGCGATTGATCGTGAGACACTCTCAGGCTGGGGACGGGTTGAGCTTCCTGACGATTCGAACACCGCTGACAACAGCTATCGGTTTGTCTATGCCGAAGCTCCAATTCAAAAGACAACGGTCGTTTCAGATGCGTTCAGTCACGGTGAATACCTGCGACTGGCTGCCGGAACGAGCAGTGATCACCGTCAACTGGCTGAGGCGGAACTGCTGACACCGGATCAGGTGGAAGCCATTGACTGGGAACAGACAGCTTTGCTGATCTGGCAGGCCCCGCTTCCTGACAGTCGGAAATCCCTGCTGATTCGGGAATTTGTGAATTCCGGACGTAGTGTGATGTTCTTTCCGCCGCATCAGCCGACATCAAATGAACTGTTTGGCTGCCGCTGGACTGTCTGGAAGTCGAATGCGGTTCCTTTAAAGATCAGTCGATGGCGCACCGAATCTGATTTGCTGTCCAGTACGGGCAGCGGGATGCCGCTTCCGCTTGGCAAAATCAACGTTTACCGACATTGCGGCCTCGAAAGCGAACGTGCAAACGTTCTTGGTTCATTTAACGGGGGCGACAGTCTGCTGCTGCGAGCATTTACCGACCGTGGTGCGGTTTACTATTGCACGTCTTTGCCAGGCACCGGTCACTCTACATTCATTGATAACGGCGTCGTGTTTTACGTCATGATTCAACGTGCACTGGCACGAGGGACTGCTGCTCTTGGGAATGCACGACATCTGGAATGCGGAACACTGACGGAATTCGAGGGAAACCGGTGGCAGCCCCTGGATGAACTCTCCGAACGTGTGCTCATGTCCGCACGCAGTTCGCGAGCCGGCCTGTATTCAATTGACGACGTTCACTACGCATTTAATCGTCCGTTATCAGAAGACCTGCCACAGATCATCACTGAAGAAAACGTTGAAGCCCTGTTTGACGGAATTGACTTCACCCGGCTGAATGATTCTGCCGGCAGCGCAACTGCGCTCGCCAGTGAAGTGTGGCGAATGTTTCTGGTGCTGATGATTGTGGCGTTGATTGCCGAAGCGGTGTTGTGCCTTCCGTCTCGCCGAACGGCTAAATCTGCAGCATCGAACGCGGTTGCTGATTTTTCCTACACAGGCTAA
- a CDS encoding terpene cyclase/mutase family protein, producing MRLFICFLSLVICPADLFADDDIDQTVRQGLDYLVSQQNRQGYWIANEGQYRVAMTALAGTALLAEGSTATTGRYARAISNATDYLVSMSRPNGLIGFREDFHYTYGHGFSMLFLSQVFGEEEDLNRREQIRQVLTRAVRFSADAQTSRGGWGYVSAREGGGFDEGSTCITQVQGLRACRNAGIPVSVEIIQRAKKYIADCTTSRGGVEYSIKGGGERPAITAAALAALFNAGEYDTDLTKKMRDYCDNTIWPRRPVSHRASFWHYTHFYYSQVIYRQGGKRWKEYRQQINEELTRRIQPGGYWTDSDIGQVYVTAINCIILQLEKGYLPIYQR from the coding sequence ATGCGTTTGTTCATCTGTTTTCTGAGTCTGGTCATATGTCCCGCTGATCTTTTTGCAGATGACGATATCGATCAGACCGTACGTCAGGGACTCGATTATCTGGTATCACAGCAAAATCGCCAGGGTTACTGGATCGCCAATGAAGGTCAATATCGCGTCGCCATGACAGCGCTGGCAGGTACGGCACTCCTTGCGGAAGGATCCACAGCCACCACCGGTCGTTACGCCAGAGCGATCAGCAATGCCACAGACTACCTGGTTTCGATGAGTCGTCCCAATGGCCTGATTGGTTTTCGCGAGGACTTCCATTACACCTATGGGCACGGTTTTTCGATGTTGTTTCTTAGTCAGGTCTTTGGTGAGGAAGAAGATCTTAATCGACGCGAGCAGATCCGGCAGGTGCTGACCAGAGCCGTCCGTTTTTCTGCGGACGCACAGACATCACGCGGCGGATGGGGTTACGTGTCAGCCAGAGAAGGGGGTGGTTTTGACGAAGGATCGACGTGTATCACACAGGTCCAGGGACTCCGCGCCTGTCGCAATGCCGGGATTCCCGTCTCAGTCGAAATCATCCAGCGAGCCAAAAAATATATTGCCGATTGCACAACGTCCCGCGGGGGAGTGGAGTACAGCATTAAAGGTGGCGGGGAACGTCCGGCGATCACAGCTGCCGCACTGGCAGCTCTGTTTAATGCGGGAGAATATGATACAGATCTGACCAAAAAGATGAGGGACTACTGTGATAACACCATTTGGCCGAGACGGCCCGTATCCCATCGAGCATCCTTTTGGCATTATACGCACTTTTATTATTCACAGGTGATCTATCGACAGGGTGGCAAACGCTGGAAGGAATATCGTCAGCAGATAAACGAAGAACTTACCCGACGGATTCAACCAGGTGGATACTGGACCGATTCAGACATTGGACAAGTTTACGTTACCGCCATCAATTGTATTATTCTTCAGCTTGAAAAAGGTTATCTGCCAATCTATCAGCGATAG
- a CDS encoding DUF58 domain-containing protein, whose amino-acid sequence MRHFIEPSVISRLSGLTLDARIPVSGSVSGRHRSLTRGSSLEFSEYRNYVPGDDTRRLDWRVWGRSDRFYIKEFEADTNLRLCLVIDVSGSMAYGPQGSRQEGSTKLDFARFLCGTLAYLAAGQGDAVGLSCAGADFQLEIPPRRSAAHLRHILDEMSAMKAEGETGLSEALHAVAEKVPQRALVVIVSDLFTNTDSLGDAFQHLRFRRHDVAVFHLLEQNEVEFEFDRPVRFVDLEGAPPMLVDPATMAGQYRNAVQTWLEDVKQIVRDTLVDYHRVSIEEHYAEVLTRFLLARKK is encoded by the coding sequence ATGCGACACTTCATAGAACCAAGCGTTATTTCCCGTCTTTCGGGACTCACACTGGACGCACGAATACCGGTGTCCGGAAGTGTGTCAGGTCGGCATCGCAGTCTTACGCGTGGGTCCAGCCTGGAATTCTCGGAATATCGGAATTACGTACCCGGTGACGACACTCGTCGACTGGACTGGCGAGTCTGGGGACGCAGTGACCGGTTTTACATCAAGGAATTTGAAGCCGACACCAACCTTCGCCTGTGTCTGGTCATTGATGTCAGTGGTTCAATGGCCTACGGTCCGCAGGGCAGTCGGCAGGAAGGGAGCACGAAGCTGGACTTTGCCCGATTTCTTTGCGGGACGCTGGCTTACCTTGCGGCAGGTCAGGGGGATGCCGTGGGATTGTCGTGTGCGGGTGCCGACTTTCAGCTGGAGATTCCGCCTCGACGGAGTGCTGCTCATCTCAGGCACATTCTTGACGAAATGTCCGCAATGAAGGCTGAAGGTGAAACGGGGTTGTCGGAAGCTTTGCATGCTGTTGCAGAAAAAGTTCCGCAGCGTGCCCTGGTCGTGATTGTGTCGGATCTGTTTACCAATACTGATTCACTTGGCGACGCATTTCAGCATCTTCGGTTCCGGCGTCATGATGTGGCAGTGTTCCACCTGCTGGAGCAGAATGAAGTCGAATTCGAATTTGACCGCCCCGTCAGATTCGTCGATCTGGAAGGGGCGCCACCGATGCTGGTGGATCCTGCGACCATGGCCGGACAGTACCGCAACGCGGTACAAACATGGCTGGAAGACGTCAAACAGATCGTCAGGGATACGCTCGTTGACTACCACCGAGTCAGCATCGAAGAGCACTATGCCGAAGTGTTGACGCGTTTTCTGCTGGCAAGAAAGAAATAG
- a CDS encoding AAA family ATPase produces MSTTEAHGDLHSNDVNAIDELREIWQRLRRELGKVIVGQDDVVEQLAVCLFARGHALLMGVPGLAKTLLVSRLAETMSLNFSRIQFTPDLMPMDITGTDILQETQTGRREFEFVKGPVFANIVLADEINRAPSKTQAAMLEAMQEHRVTVIGRTYQLNPPFFVLATQNPIEQEGTYPLPEAQLDRFMFLINVDYPSRSEEIEIARTTTGGDHPPLEMVMCADDVFRFQELVRRIPVPQHIYEFTVDLVRRTRPSVDVAPEWLRPLVSWGAGPRAVQYLILGARARAAMAGSYMTRLEDVLAVARPVLSHRVLTTFNAESEGITSTDVIQRLIDELQTELNA; encoded by the coding sequence ATGTCCACAACAGAAGCTCACGGCGACCTGCACTCGAACGATGTTAATGCAATCGATGAACTTCGTGAAATCTGGCAACGATTGCGCCGTGAACTGGGCAAAGTGATTGTGGGTCAGGATGACGTTGTGGAACAACTGGCGGTCTGTCTTTTTGCCCGCGGGCACGCGTTGCTGATGGGGGTGCCAGGACTGGCCAAGACGCTGCTGGTGAGTCGTTTGGCTGAAACGATGTCGTTGAACTTCAGTCGTATTCAGTTCACACCGGATCTGATGCCAATGGATATCACCGGGACCGACATTCTGCAGGAGACTCAGACAGGACGACGCGAATTTGAATTCGTAAAGGGACCGGTTTTCGCCAACATCGTTCTGGCGGACGAAATCAACCGGGCTCCTTCGAAGACTCAGGCGGCGATGCTGGAAGCGATGCAGGAGCATCGAGTGACTGTCATTGGTCGCACCTATCAACTGAACCCTCCTTTTTTCGTTCTGGCCACACAGAATCCGATTGAACAGGAAGGGACTTATCCGCTGCCCGAAGCCCAGCTTGATCGATTCATGTTCCTCATTAATGTGGATTATCCGTCGCGCAGCGAAGAAATTGAGATTGCCCGCACTACGACGGGCGGCGACCATCCCCCGCTGGAGATGGTGATGTGTGCTGACGATGTATTTCGATTTCAGGAACTGGTGAGACGGATTCCCGTGCCACAGCATATTTATGAGTTTACCGTGGACTTGGTGCGGCGTACGCGACCATCCGTTGATGTGGCTCCGGAATGGCTAAGGCCGCTGGTATCATGGGGCGCGGGGCCTCGAGCAGTGCAGTATCTTATTCTCGGAGCGCGTGCCCGTGCTGCCATGGCCGGTAGTTATATGACACGACTGGAGGACGTTCTGGCCGTGGCTCGGCCCGTACTGAGCCACCGGGTTTTGACAACATTCAATGCCGAATCAGAAGGCATCACCAGTACGGATGTGATTCAAAGACTGATCGACGAACTGCAGACAGAACTGAATGCATGA
- the purH gene encoding bifunctional phosphoribosylaminoimidazolecarboxamide formyltransferase/IMP cyclohydrolase → MEQPKRALVSVSNKQGLDVFVRGLTEIGFEILSTGGTRRFLEDAGIPVIDVASYTEFPEMMDGRLKTLHPRIHGGLLGRPTLESDAAAMFEHGIIPIQLVVVNLYPFEETIAKPNVEIPEAIEQIDIGGPSMVRSAAKNHAHVGIVTCPSQYADVLRSLQDGSFNDDLRRKLAATAFQLTARYDQAIAGYMATITCDADEDSAWPSTLTPTLKLESTLRYGENPHQKAAFYVESSPHPTSLACARQLNGKELSYNNLMDLDAARATVADFSDPAVCIIKHTNPCGCAVASDLSTAFTNAYAGDPVSAFGSIVGFNRTVDASAAEIMCEPGRFIEAVIAPGYDPDALEILTTRPKWKKNVRLMQVQFSTSGRSAADYRRVSGGLLVQDRDDEFQDDSEWTIPTKRRPTPAESADLRFAWIVCRHVKSNAIVFAKDNMLLGAGAGQMSRLDSSFIAAMKAGDRAADGVVASDAFFPFRDGVDQAAKAGIRAVIQPGGSRNDEEVIAACNAQDMAMIFTGRRHFRH, encoded by the coding sequence ATGGAACAGCCAAAACGGGCATTGGTCAGTGTCAGCAACAAACAGGGACTGGACGTATTCGTTCGTGGTTTGACAGAAATTGGCTTTGAGATCCTGTCGACGGGCGGGACCCGGCGATTTCTGGAAGATGCAGGAATCCCGGTAATCGATGTTGCCAGCTACACCGAGTTCCCGGAAATGATGGATGGTCGGCTCAAAACGCTGCATCCCAGGATTCACGGAGGCCTTCTGGGGCGTCCGACTCTGGAGTCCGATGCTGCGGCAATGTTCGAACACGGCATCATTCCCATTCAACTGGTGGTCGTGAATCTGTATCCGTTTGAAGAGACCATTGCCAAACCCAATGTCGAAATTCCGGAAGCGATCGAACAAATCGACATTGGTGGCCCCTCCATGGTGCGATCCGCGGCTAAAAATCACGCTCACGTAGGCATTGTCACATGTCCGTCGCAGTATGCAGACGTGCTGCGAAGTCTGCAGGACGGCTCGTTTAACGATGACTTACGACGCAAACTCGCCGCAACTGCGTTTCAACTAACTGCACGTTATGACCAGGCAATCGCCGGTTATATGGCGACCATTACATGTGATGCGGATGAGGACTCAGCCTGGCCGTCTACCTTAACGCCAACACTGAAACTCGAATCGACTCTGCGCTACGGCGAGAACCCTCATCAAAAAGCAGCGTTTTATGTGGAATCCTCACCGCATCCGACATCACTGGCCTGTGCCAGACAACTCAATGGGAAAGAACTGTCCTATAATAACCTAATGGATCTTGATGCGGCGCGAGCGACTGTCGCCGACTTCTCTGATCCGGCTGTCTGCATCATAAAACACACCAATCCGTGTGGTTGTGCGGTTGCATCAGATTTGTCCACTGCGTTCACCAATGCGTACGCGGGAGATCCTGTGAGTGCATTCGGATCGATTGTCGGATTTAATCGCACCGTTGATGCATCGGCAGCTGAGATCATGTGCGAACCGGGCCGATTTATTGAGGCCGTGATTGCCCCGGGATACGACCCTGATGCACTGGAAATACTGACCACCCGACCAAAATGGAAGAAAAATGTTCGGCTGATGCAGGTTCAGTTCTCGACCAGTGGCCGAAGCGCTGCTGACTACCGCCGAGTCTCCGGGGGACTGCTGGTTCAGGATCGAGACGATGAATTCCAGGACGATTCCGAATGGACCATCCCGACCAAACGCAGACCGACGCCGGCAGAATCGGCTGATTTGCGTTTCGCGTGGATCGTGTGCCGGCATGTCAAATCCAATGCAATCGTGTTCGCCAAAGACAACATGCTGCTTGGGGCCGGAGCAGGTCAAATGAGCCGTCTGGACAGTTCATTCATCGCCGCAATGAAAGCCGGCGATCGGGCGGCTGACGGAGTCGTCGCCAGCGATGCTTTCTTTCCGTTTCGTGATGGCGTCGACCAGGCAGCAAAGGCAGGCATCCGGGCCGTTATTCAGCCCGGAGGTTCTCGCAACGATGAAGAAGTCATCGCTGCCTGTAATGCACAGGACATGGCCATGATCTTCACAGGGCGTCGGCATTTCCGACATTGA